A part of Bacteroidia bacterium genomic DNA contains:
- a CDS encoding FAD-dependent oxidoreductase — protein sequence MIQTNLSFWEKKSYFNNIDVAIIGSGIVGLNAAIALQQKNKKLKIIVLERGVLPSGASTKNAGFACFGSSSELLDDLSKHSENEVFSLVEKRWKGLLRLRKNIGDKALDFKQYGGYEIFDKKIIFQNCLAQTDYLNKHISKIISQKNIFSNAENKIKSFGFQNVVGMIENTQEGQIDTGKMMFALLKKAQSLGIIILNASGVKSFTEEKDSVQISTENGFYIDAKKMLIATNGFAKQFLPDYPVNPARAQVLITSPIKNLKIKGTFHYDKGYYYFRNFEDRILFGGARNLDFKTEETTEMGLTDLVQNRLEHLLKTMILPKTNFTIEQRWSGIMGIGTKKSVIIKAVSKNIFCAVRLGGMGIAIGSLIGEEAAEMVEKSL from the coding sequence ATGATACAAACAAATTTAAGCTTCTGGGAGAAAAAATCCTATTTTAATAATATAGATGTTGCCATTATCGGAAGTGGAATTGTGGGTTTAAATGCAGCAATCGCTTTACAGCAGAAAAATAAAAAATTAAAAATAATTGTACTGGAAAGAGGCGTGCTTCCATCTGGCGCAAGCACTAAAAATGCAGGTTTTGCTTGTTTTGGAAGTTCTTCAGAATTACTGGACGATTTATCGAAACATTCCGAAAACGAAGTTTTTAGTTTGGTCGAAAAACGCTGGAAAGGATTGTTAAGATTGAGAAAAAATATCGGAGACAAAGCGCTCGATTTTAAACAATATGGGGGGTACGAAATCTTCGACAAAAAAATAATTTTTCAAAACTGTTTAGCGCAAACGGATTATCTCAACAAACATATTTCAAAAATTATTTCTCAAAAAAATATTTTTTCAAATGCCGAAAATAAAATAAAATCTTTTGGTTTTCAAAACGTTGTCGGCATGATTGAAAATACGCAAGAAGGTCAAATTGACACCGGAAAAATGATGTTCGCTTTGCTCAAAAAGGCACAATCCTTGGGAATTATTATTTTAAATGCCAGCGGCGTAAAATCGTTTACGGAAGAAAAAGATTCAGTGCAAATTAGCACTGAAAATGGGTTTTATATTGATGCAAAAAAAATGCTAATTGCCACCAATGGTTTCGCGAAACAATTTCTCCCTGATTATCCCGTAAATCCAGCAAGAGCACAAGTTTTAATTACTTCTCCAATAAAAAATTTAAAAATAAAAGGCACTTTTCATTACGATAAAGGCTATTATTATTTTAGAAATTTCGAAGACCGGATTCTTTTTGGTGGGGCGCGAAATTTGGATTTTAAAACCGAAGAAACAACTGAAATGGGGTTAACAGATTTAGTTCAAAATCGGCTCGAACATTTATTAAAAACTATGATTCTTCCGAAAACAAATTTCACGATAGAACAGCGCTGGAGCGGGATTATGGGCATTGGGACTAAAAAATCTGTAATTATAAAAGCTGTTTCGAAAAATATTTTTTGCGCTGTTCGCTTAGGCGGAATGGGCATTGCAATTGGTAGTTTAATTGGCGAAGAAGCAGCTGAAATGGTTGAAAAATCATTGTGA
- the mutL gene encoding DNA mismatch repair endonuclease MutL, translating into MPDIIQLLPDSVANQIAAGEVIQRPASVVKELLENAVDAGSSAIKLIVKDAGKTLIQIIDNGCGMSETDARMSFERHATSKIRKADDLFALRTKGFRGEALASIGAIAHVELKTKKTEDQTGVSILMEGSEIKKQESCACTDGTSFSVKNLFYNVPARRNFLKTDAVEIRHIIDEFERVALVHPEIYFSFHHNNTEIFNLEKGTFIQRIVAVFGNNYKQRLVAVDEETNYVKIKGYISKPENAKKTRGEQFFFINKRFIKSPYLNHAIQAAYQKLIPTGTFPSYFIMLELDPKTIDINIHPTKTEIKFEDERAVYSILLSVVRQSLGKNNLTPSIDFEQETSFNLLPIPKDKIVIAPEIKVNKQFNPFKTEISYPRNETPLERSNKNNWGKLYENHLVVEQKNVPEKNIFSNEKTDHRLESDKQILGQLHGKYILVSDESGLFIIDQQAAHERVLYEYYLENSQKKILKTQQQLFPQTVQFSVGDFELLKSLQEEMKAMGFDIREFGKNTFIVQGLPTEGITSDCKNFMEELLEQYKHASSELKSDKTENLARAMAKNTAIKSGKILREEEMRGLIDNLFICKTPAFSPSGKPVMMNWSMEELDKKFKK; encoded by the coding sequence ATGCCCGATATAATTCAGCTTTTACCCGATTCCGTAGCCAATCAAATTGCAGCAGGAGAAGTCATTCAACGTCCTGCTTCGGTAGTGAAAGAGCTGCTCGAAAATGCGGTGGATGCAGGAAGTTCTGCCATTAAGTTGATTGTAAAAGATGCCGGAAAAACACTTATTCAGATTATCGATAACGGCTGCGGAATGTCGGAAACAGACGCTCGTATGAGCTTTGAACGTCATGCTACTTCTAAAATTCGAAAAGCGGATGATTTGTTTGCCTTGCGTACCAAGGGTTTTAGAGGTGAAGCACTTGCATCTATCGGAGCCATTGCGCATGTGGAACTAAAAACAAAAAAAACAGAAGATCAAACAGGAGTTTCTATTTTGATGGAAGGCAGCGAAATTAAAAAGCAAGAAAGTTGCGCCTGCACCGACGGAACTTCATTTTCTGTGAAAAATCTTTTTTACAATGTCCCTGCACGTCGTAATTTTTTAAAAACGGATGCCGTGGAAATCCGCCATATTATTGATGAATTTGAACGTGTAGCATTAGTTCACCCTGAAATTTATTTTTCATTTCATCACAACAACACGGAAATTTTTAATTTAGAAAAAGGAACCTTTATTCAACGCATCGTGGCTGTTTTCGGAAACAATTACAAACAGCGATTGGTGGCGGTGGACGAGGAAACGAATTACGTAAAAATTAAAGGATATATCAGCAAACCAGAGAACGCAAAAAAAACGCGTGGCGAACAATTTTTTTTCATCAATAAACGATTTATTAAAAGTCCGTATTTGAATCATGCTATCCAAGCGGCGTATCAAAAATTAATTCCGACGGGCACTTTTCCTTCCTATTTTATTATGTTAGAGTTGGATCCAAAAACCATTGATATCAATATTCATCCGACTAAAACAGAAATAAAATTTGAGGATGAACGCGCAGTATATTCCATTTTACTTTCGGTTGTTCGACAATCTTTGGGAAAAAATAATCTCACACCAAGTATTGATTTTGAACAAGAAACGAGTTTTAATTTATTGCCAATTCCAAAAGATAAAATTGTAATCGCCCCTGAAATAAAGGTAAACAAACAGTTCAATCCGTTTAAAACGGAAATTTCTTATCCGCGAAATGAAACGCCTTTGGAAAGATCCAATAAAAATAATTGGGGAAAATTGTATGAAAACCATTTGGTAGTTGAGCAAAAAAATGTGCCTGAAAAAAATATTTTTTCAAACGAGAAAACGGATCATAGACTAGAATCCGACAAACAAATTTTAGGGCAATTACACGGAAAATACATTTTAGTTTCCGACGAATCGGGTTTATTTATTATTGATCAACAAGCTGCACACGAAAGGGTTTTGTACGAATATTATTTAGAAAACAGTCAGAAAAAAATTCTCAAAACACAGCAACAACTTTTTCCGCAAACGGTACAATTTTCGGTTGGAGATTTCGAATTATTAAAAAGTTTACAAGAAGAAATGAAAGCGATGGGTTTTGACATTCGCGAATTCGGAAAAAATACATTTATCGTGCAAGGCTTGCCAACAGAAGGAATTACGTCCGATTGTAAAAATTTCATGGAAGAATTATTGGAACAATACAAACACGCTTCCTCCGAATTAAAATCAGATAAAACAGAAAATTTAGCGCGTGCAATGGCAAAAAATACGGCGATAAAATCCGGCAAAATATTACGCGAAGAAGAAATGCGCGGACTCATCGACAATTTATTTATTTGCAAAACACCCGCTTTTTCCCCTTCTGGAAAACCGGTAATGATGAATTGGAGTATGGAAGAATTGGATAAAAAATTTAAAAAATGA
- a CDS encoding rhomboid family intramembrane serine protease, which translates to MSYEQYRPQRFQILPPVVKNLLIINVLMFLATLVVQNRFGIDLNDKLGLHYFTNSKFRPYQIVTYMFMHGGFGHILFNMFALWMFGNMLENYWGGKRFFIFYMVCGIGAALVQQAVATGEFYYLQHILNNYAISPDPASFYDIVSKHFSEYKNSPDILDLFNNGSKYSDFNVQSGHVLDQLLGFRKDIDVIGASGAIFGVLLAFGMLFPNTLLYVYFIMPIKAKYFVIIYGAIELYSGITNHPGDNVAHFAHLGGMLFGFILIKYWQKNSSNFY; encoded by the coding sequence ATGAGTTACGAACAATACCGTCCACAGCGGTTTCAGATACTTCCGCCTGTTGTAAAAAATTTACTCATCATCAACGTATTAATGTTTTTGGCAACGCTTGTTGTCCAAAATCGATTCGGCATTGATTTGAACGATAAACTTGGCTTGCATTATTTTACCAATTCGAAATTTCGTCCATATCAAATTGTTACGTATATGTTTATGCACGGCGGTTTCGGACATATTTTATTTAACATGTTTGCCTTGTGGATGTTCGGAAATATGCTCGAAAATTATTGGGGCGGAAAACGTTTTTTTATTTTTTACATGGTTTGCGGTATTGGCGCAGCTTTGGTGCAACAAGCAGTTGCCACTGGAGAATTTTATTACCTGCAACATATCCTTAATAATTATGCGATTTCGCCCGATCCAGCTTCCTTTTACGATATTGTAAGCAAGCATTTTTCGGAATATAAAAACTCTCCGGATATTTTGGATTTGTTCAATAATGGAAGTAAATACAGCGATTTTAACGTACAGTCTGGACACGTCTTGGATCAATTATTGGGTTTTAGAAAAGACATAGACGTGATTGGCGCATCAGGAGCCATTTTTGGCGTTTTATTGGCTTTCGGAATGTTGTTTCCCAACACACTTTTGTATGTGTATTTTATCATGCCGATAAAAGCAAAATATTTCGTCATTATTTATGGTGCTATTGAGCTTTATAGCGGAATTACTAATCATCCAGGCGATAACGTAGCTCATTTTGCACATCTTGGCGGAATGCTTTTCGGATTTATTTTGATCAAATATTGGCAGAAAAATTCCAGTAATTTTTACTAA
- a CDS encoding rhomboid family intramembrane serine protease — protein sequence MSFIQDIKKLFREKENGLMQLIVINCVIFLVVNILNVFINGFSDNVDSYFAVTSNFRTLLYHPWSLVTYMFLHESISHILFNMLWLYWMGQLFVQYLGSKRLIGTFFLGGISGAVLYILAYNLIPGMPQNTLTIGASGGIMAVIVAVATLVPNQEINLMFFGPVRLKYVALAAFILTSIIDFSINTGGKITHIGGALFGYFYILQYKKGKDISLRFFTFFERMRPTFQKKPRMKVAYKRPISDEEYNVRKTDNQRKTDVILDKISRAGYDSLTKEEKEFLFHISNKR from the coding sequence ATGAGTTTTATTCAGGATATAAAAAAACTTTTTCGCGAAAAAGAAAACGGCTTGATGCAGCTCATCGTCATCAATTGCGTTATTTTTTTAGTCGTGAATATTCTCAATGTTTTTATTAATGGCTTTAGCGATAACGTAGATAGTTATTTTGCCGTTACTTCCAATTTTAGAACGTTACTTTATCATCCATGGAGCCTCGTTACGTATATGTTTTTGCACGAAAGCATTTCCCATATTTTATTCAACATGCTTTGGTTGTATTGGATGGGACAACTATTTGTTCAATATCTGGGTAGCAAAAGATTAATTGGAACATTTTTTTTAGGCGGCATTTCTGGCGCTGTATTATATATTTTAGCATACAATTTAATTCCAGGAATGCCACAAAATACACTTACCATCGGCGCATCAGGTGGAATTATGGCAGTGATTGTTGCCGTTGCTACATTGGTTCCTAATCAGGAAATTAATTTGATGTTTTTTGGTCCGGTACGATTAAAATACGTCGCACTTGCTGCCTTTATTTTAACAAGTATTATTGATTTTTCTATAAATACAGGTGGAAAAATAACACATATCGGCGGCGCGCTGTTTGGTTATTTCTACATTCTTCAATACAAAAAAGGAAAAGATATTTCTTTGCGATTTTTTACTTTCTTCGAAAGGATGCGTCCAACGTTTCAGAAAAAACCACGGATGAAAGTGGCGTACAAAAGACCAATTTCAGACGAAGAATACAATGTCAGAAAAACAGATAATCAGCGGAAAACAGATGTAATTCTCGATAAAATTTCGCGAGCCGGATACGACAGTTTGACAAAAGAAGAAAAGGAGTTTCTTTTTCACATCAGCAATAAAAGGTAA
- a CDS encoding endonuclease/exonuclease/phosphatase family protein yields MIFHNFSQKIKIRIRALSLFHKIIFAFNLIVAIALLMAYLAPLVSPGICWIFSFFGLAFPILALLNILFLCYWIVLRKNIFLLSFFILIFGFGELSNFFQIRLFPTEKKVSSKNIFLKVMSYNVRLFDLYNWSHNKETRDKMFDLLKAENADIMCFQEFYTDDTKKFRTLDTIVKFQDAKYFHVYYTKTVKGVYHYGIVMFSKYPIVHQENITFTNTANNICIFSDIKVNNDTIRVYNMHLQSIEFAPSDYKYMDALSTTTETENIQNSKSIVRHLKNAFVKRASQVDIIKASMNKSPYPIIVCGDFNDPPASYAYHTINANLEDAFKESGSGFGKTYNGSFPSFRIDYIMHSKSLSAYDFKIIHKNYSDHYPITCWIKVE; encoded by the coding sequence ATGATTTTTCATAATTTTTCGCAAAAAATAAAAATCAGAATTCGTGCGCTGTCGCTTTTTCATAAAATTATTTTTGCGTTTAATTTGATTGTTGCAATTGCTCTTTTAATGGCTTATTTGGCGCCATTGGTGAGCCCTGGAATATGTTGGATTTTTTCTTTTTTCGGATTGGCTTTTCCAATTTTAGCACTTTTAAATATTCTTTTTTTATGTTATTGGATTGTGCTTCGAAAAAACATTTTCCTACTCTCTTTTTTTATATTGATTTTCGGTTTCGGAGAACTTTCTAATTTTTTTCAAATTCGTCTTTTTCCAACAGAGAAAAAAGTGTCTTCAAAAAATATTTTTTTGAAAGTAATGTCGTACAATGTACGTTTGTTTGATTTGTACAATTGGTCGCACAATAAAGAAACACGTGATAAAATGTTTGATTTATTGAAAGCGGAAAACGCCGACATCATGTGTTTTCAAGAGTTTTACACGGACGACACCAAAAAATTCCGCACTTTGGATACGATAGTGAAATTTCAAGATGCAAAATACTTTCACGTGTATTATACCAAAACAGTGAAAGGTGTTTATCACTATGGAATCGTCATGTTTTCTAAATATCCGATCGTTCATCAAGAAAATATTACGTTTACAAATACGGCAAATAATATTTGTATTTTTTCGGATATAAAAGTAAATAACGATACGATTCGAGTTTACAACATGCACTTACAATCTATTGAATTCGCGCCTTCCGATTATAAATACATGGACGCACTTTCTACTACAACAGAAACAGAAAACATTCAAAACTCAAAAAGTATTGTGCGACATTTGAAAAATGCGTTCGTAAAAAGAGCCTCGCAAGTGGATATTATAAAGGCAAGTATGAATAAAAGTCCGTACCCAATTATTGTTTGCGGAGATTTCAATGATCCTCCTGCATCTTACGCGTATCACACGATTAATGCTAATTTAGAAGATGCGTTTAAAGAAAGTGGAAGTGGTTTCGGGAAAACTTACAATGGTTCTTTTCCTTCTTTCCGAATTGATTACATCATGCACAGTAAAAGCCTTTCAGCATACGATTTCAAAATCATTCACAAAAATTATTCGGATCATTATCCAATTACGTGTTGGATAAAAGTGGAATAA
- a CDS encoding methylmalonyl-CoA mutase family protein, translated as MTPVLPYQSKNKIRIVTAASLFDGHDAAINIMRRIIQSSGAEVIHLGHDRSVQDVVDCAIQEDANAIAMTSYQGGHNEYFKYMFDLLKEKGCEHIKIFGGGGGVILPSEIEELQKYGICRIYTPDDGRAMGLQGMINDMLMKCDFPTGFNLNGEVNHLKEKNTKSIARLISCAENNPTEFSKLYPIIEKNIFSNDKIKKVPVLGITGTGGAGKSSLIDELVRRFLIDFKDKTIAIISVDPSKRKTGGALLGDRIRMNSIRNERVYMRSLATRQSNLALSKYVREAVDIVKAAGFDLVILETSGIGQSDTSITEHSNLSLYVMTPEYGAATQLEKIDMLDFADIIALNKFDKRGALDALRDVKKQYKRNHQLWELSEDKIPVYGTIASQFNDPGMNQLYKALMDKLVEKTGADLHSDFKISGEMSEKIYIIPPNRTRYLSEISENNRGYDKWVDEQSETAQKLFSIVKTMESVSGITSKKELNLDTIAQDLLDSAAASKKDFLKLLLAEYDRVKLFFDGQNKKVLENWANKKQSYKNEFYSYKVRDKEIKIKTHTESLSHSQIPKVVTPQYKAWGDILKWNLQENVPGEFPYTAGVFPFKREGEDPTRMFAGEGGPERTNRRFHYVSLGMPAHRLSTAFDSVTLYGQDPDYRPDIYGKIGNAGVSICCLDDAKKLYSGFNLANPKTSVSMTINGPAAMLTGFFMNAAIDQQCEIYIKKNNLEKEIEKKIQDIYKAKKGIRPSYQGELPKGNDGLGLMLLGITGDQVLPKDVYEKIKIETIAAVRGTVQADILKEDQAQNTCIFSTEFALRLMGDMQEYFIQKNIRNFYSVSISGYHIAEAGANPITQLALTLSNGFTFVEYYVSRGMDINKFAPNLSFFFSNGIDPEYAVIGRVARRIWAKAMKLKYNADERSQMLKYHIQTSGRSLHAQEIDFNDIRTTLQALYAIYDNCNSLHTNAYDEAITTPTEESVRRAMAIQLIINRELGLAKNENPLQGSFIIEELTDLVEEAVLLEFDKITERGGVLGAMETMYQRGKIQEESLYYETLKHSGEYPIIGVNTFLSSKGSPTVIPAEVIRATTEEKKYQITMLKELNKAQADKTTQLLRDLQTTAIHNKNIFEGIMEAAKYCSLGQITNALFEVGGQYRRNM; from the coding sequence ATGACACCAGTACTACCTTATCAATCCAAAAATAAAATCCGAATTGTAACTGCCGCTTCTTTGTTTGACGGACACGATGCCGCCATCAATATTATGCGCAGAATTATCCAAAGTTCGGGCGCTGAAGTAATTCATCTTGGGCACGACAGAAGCGTGCAAGATGTGGTGGATTGCGCTATTCAGGAAGATGCGAACGCTATTGCGATGACCAGTTATCAAGGCGGACACAATGAATATTTTAAATACATGTTCGATTTGCTGAAGGAAAAAGGCTGCGAACACATTAAGATTTTTGGCGGCGGCGGCGGCGTTATACTTCCTTCTGAAATTGAAGAACTCCAGAAATACGGCATTTGCCGAATATATACTCCAGATGACGGTCGTGCAATGGGTTTACAAGGAATGATTAATGATATGTTGATGAAATGCGACTTTCCAACCGGTTTTAATTTGAACGGAGAAGTCAATCATCTGAAAGAAAAAAACACGAAATCAATTGCGCGTTTAATTTCTTGCGCAGAGAATAATCCTACCGAATTCTCAAAACTGTATCCGATCATTGAAAAAAATATTTTTTCAAACGACAAAATAAAAAAAGTTCCTGTGCTCGGAATTACTGGAACTGGCGGTGCCGGAAAATCATCTTTGATTGATGAATTAGTTCGTCGGTTTCTGATTGATTTTAAAGATAAAACCATTGCCATTATTTCTGTGGATCCTTCTAAACGCAAAACAGGTGGCGCTTTATTGGGTGATCGCATTCGGATGAATTCTATCCGAAACGAGCGCGTTTATATGCGTTCATTAGCCACTCGTCAAAGCAATTTAGCTTTATCAAAATATGTGCGCGAAGCCGTCGATATTGTGAAAGCCGCGGGTTTTGATTTGGTTATTTTAGAAACTTCGGGCATCGGACAAAGCGATACGTCCATTACCGAACACAGCAATTTGAGTTTGTACGTAATGACTCCTGAATATGGTGCCGCTACTCAATTAGAGAAAATTGACATGCTCGATTTTGCAGATATTATTGCGCTCAACAAATTTGATAAACGGGGTGCTTTAGACGCTTTGCGCGATGTCAAAAAACAATACAAGCGCAACCATCAATTGTGGGAATTAAGCGAAGATAAAATTCCAGTTTACGGAACCATTGCTTCTCAGTTCAATGATCCTGGAATGAATCAATTGTACAAAGCTTTGATGGATAAATTGGTGGAAAAAACAGGCGCCGATTTACACAGCGATTTTAAAATTTCCGGTGAAATGTCGGAAAAGATTTATATCATTCCACCTAATAGAACCCGCTATTTAAGTGAGATTTCAGAAAATAATCGTGGCTATGATAAATGGGTGGATGAACAATCTGAAACAGCACAAAAATTATTTTCCATTGTAAAAACGATGGAATCCGTTTCAGGAATTACTTCCAAAAAAGAATTAAATCTCGATACGATTGCACAGGATTTATTGGATTCCGCTGCAGCGAGTAAAAAGGATTTTCTGAAATTATTATTGGCAGAATACGATCGTGTAAAATTATTTTTTGACGGACAAAATAAAAAAGTCCTTGAAAATTGGGCGAATAAAAAGCAGAGCTACAAAAATGAATTCTACAGTTATAAAGTTCGCGACAAAGAAATCAAAATAAAAACACATACCGAATCACTTTCGCATTCCCAAATCCCCAAAGTGGTTACACCGCAGTACAAAGCGTGGGGCGATATTTTGAAATGGAATTTACAAGAAAATGTTCCAGGCGAATTTCCTTATACAGCGGGTGTTTTTCCGTTTAAACGAGAAGGCGAAGATCCTACGCGTATGTTTGCTGGCGAAGGCGGACCGGAACGTACCAACAGAAGATTTCATTATGTAAGTTTAGGAATGCCTGCGCATCGCTTGAGTACAGCGTTTGACAGCGTTACACTTTACGGACAAGATCCCGATTATCGTCCAGATATTTACGGAAAAATTGGCAATGCCGGAGTTTCGATTTGTTGTTTGGATGATGCCAAAAAATTGTACAGCGGTTTCAATTTAGCTAATCCGAAAACTTCTGTAAGTATGACCATCAATGGACCTGCGGCTATGCTTACCGGATTTTTCATGAATGCAGCGATTGATCAACAATGCGAAATTTATATCAAAAAAAATAATCTTGAAAAAGAAATTGAGAAAAAAATTCAAGACATATATAAAGCTAAAAAGGGAATTCGTCCAAGTTATCAAGGAGAATTACCAAAAGGAAATGATGGCTTGGGATTAATGTTACTGGGCATTACAGGCGATCAAGTTTTACCGAAAGACGTATATGAAAAAATAAAAATAGAAACCATTGCAGCTGTTCGCGGTACCGTTCAGGCAGATATTTTGAAAGAAGATCAAGCACAAAATACTTGTATTTTTTCTACCGAATTCGCCTTACGTTTGATGGGCGATATGCAAGAATACTTCATTCAAAAAAATATTCGTAATTTTTATTCTGTTTCTATTTCGGGTTATCACATTGCGGAAGCCGGCGCTAATCCTATCACGCAGCTTGCTTTAACATTGTCGAATGGTTTCACTTTCGTAGAATATTATGTGAGTCGTGGAATGGACATCAATAAATTTGCTCCGAATTTATCGTTCTTTTTTAGCAATGGAATTGATCCAGAATATGCTGTGATTGGTCGCGTTGCACGTAGAATTTGGGCAAAAGCAATGAAGCTAAAATACAATGCAGATGAGCGTTCGCAAATGTTGAAATATCACATCCAAACTTCCGGACGATCTTTACACGCGCAAGAAATTGATTTCAACGATATTAGAACTACTTTGCAAGCGTTATATGCCATTTACGACAATTGCAATTCTTTACACACCAATGCTTACGATGAGGCAATTACAACGCCAACCGAAGAATCGGTGCGCAGAGCAATGGCAATTCAGTTGATTATTAATCGTGAATTAGGTTTAGCAAAAAATGAAAATCCTTTGCAAGGCTCTTTTATTATTGAAGAATTAACCGATTTGGTGGAAGAAGCTGTATTGTTGGAATTCGATAAAATTACCGAGCGTGGTGGCGTTTTAGGCGCGATGGAAACAATGTATCAGCGCGGAAAAATTCAAGAAGAAAGTTTGTATTACGAAACCTTAAAACATTCAGGCGAATATCCGATTATCGGAGTAAATACTTTCCTTTCATCCAAAGGCTCGCCTACTGTAATTCCTGCAGAAGTTATTCGTGCAACAACGGAAGAAAAGAAATATCAAATTACAATGCTAAAAGAATTGAACAAAGCGCAAGCAGATAAAACAACTCAATTATTACGCGATTTACAAACTACCGCTATCCATAATAAAAATATTTTTGAAGGAATTATGGAAGCCGCCAAATATTGTTCTTTAGGACAAATAACCAATGCGCTTTTCGAAGTTGGCGGGCAGTACAGAAGAAATATGTAA
- a CDS encoding AraC family transcriptional regulator: MEKLELHCLAVELGGVEIKENISAEKLNQLNVALQKMGLELLEDKRSILVEKTRNLIVEMIYHSDELPKTNISDYISEQLHQNYTTVSRLFSEVRGITIEHYIMAQRIERAKELITYDELSLSEIAFKLHYSSVAHLSNQFKKITGLTPTHFKNLKIKRRIPIDLI, encoded by the coding sequence GTGGAAAAACTGGAACTGCATTGTTTGGCTGTAGAATTAGGCGGAGTTGAAATAAAAGAAAACATTTCTGCTGAGAAGCTCAACCAACTTAATGTGGCTTTGCAAAAAATGGGACTTGAGTTATTGGAAGACAAGAGAAGCATACTTGTTGAAAAGACACGAAATCTAATCGTAGAAATGATTTATCATTCTGACGAGTTGCCTAAAACAAATATTTCTGATTACATCAGCGAACAATTACATCAAAACTACACCACAGTATCCCGTCTCTTTTCAGAAGTGCGCGGCATTACCATCGAGCATTACATTATGGCTCAAAGAATTGAACGCGCAAAAGAATTAATTACCTACGATGAACTCAGTCTTTCCGAAATTGCTTTTAAGTTGCATTACAGCAGTGTGGCTCATCTTTCTAACCAATTTAAAAAGATTACAGGATTAACTCCTACTCACTTCAAAAACTTGAAGATTAAGAGGCGCATTCCAATAGATCTTATCTGA
- a CDS encoding DUF4142 domain-containing protein: protein MKSLTTLTLGVFICSAMISTPASAQKKGTPKLSDAEIASVAVVANQNDINFAVIAKKKSKDPEVLKFADMMANDHKSIIDQAVALVTKLKVTPKDNAVSKQLSANAAKTSKMLNSKSGKDFNKAYIDNEVAYHKAVIAEVETVLIPQAQNAELKALLQKVVPILKNHLEQAEKSQKIISSK from the coding sequence ATGAAAAGTTTAACTACACTAACCTTGGGCGTATTTATATGCTCGGCTATGATTTCAACACCTGCTTCGGCACAGAAAAAAGGAACTCCAAAACTTTCAGATGCAGAGATTGCTTCTGTTGCAGTGGTGGCTAATCAAAACGACATTAACTTTGCAGTGATTGCAAAGAAAAAATCGAAAGATCCAGAAGTACTGAAATTTGCAGACATGATGGCTAACGACCATAAATCTATAATTGACCAGGCGGTTGCATTGGTTACAAAATTAAAAGTAACACCGAAAGACAATGCAGTAAGTAAACAGCTTTCTGCAAACGCAGCAAAAACAAGCAAAATGCTGAATTCAAAATCGGGCAAAGATTTTAATAAGGCATATATAGATAACGAAGTCGCATACCATAAAGCAGTAATAGCAGAAGTGGAAACCGTTTTAATTCCGCAAGCTCAAAATGCAGAACTCAAAGCCTTATTGCAGAAAGTTGTTCCAATACTCAAAAATCATCTTGAACAAGCAGAGAAGTCGCAAAAAATAATTTCAAGCAAATGA
- a CDS encoding plastocyanin/azurin family copper-binding protein → MAHTVEIKDMKFQPQELWLNSGDTVVFINRDMVAHDVTEKNKAWASPPLLTGQSWRKVITESTDYYCSIHTVMKGKLSVRVQ, encoded by the coding sequence ATGGCTCATACTGTTGAAATTAAGGATATGAAATTTCAGCCGCAAGAACTTTGGTTAAATAGTGGAGATACTGTCGTTTTCATCAATCGTGATATGGTTGCACATGATGTAACAGAAAAAAACAAAGCATGGGCTTCACCTCCATTACTTACTGGTCAATCATGGAGAAAGGTTATAACGGAAAGTACAGACTATTACTGTTCTATTCACACAGTAATGAAAGGTAAATTATCCGTAAGGGTGCAATAA